Proteins from a single region of Gemmatimonadetes bacterium SCN 70-22:
- a CDS encoding cysteine methyltransferase: protein MTPQTTVYYTTMPSPLGELLLTGDGRHLTGLYMTPHAHGPARDAGWMRDDAAFADAVRQLQEYFDGTRITFEIPLAPDGTEFQRRVWMALRDIPYAQTVSYGDIAREVGNPKGVRAVGLANGRNPISIIVPCHRVIGSNGALTGYGGGIERKRWLLEHEARHGGLSATALGAR from the coding sequence ATGACTCCACAGACGACCGTGTACTACACCACCATGCCCTCGCCGCTCGGCGAGTTGCTCCTGACGGGAGACGGCCGGCACCTCACCGGGCTGTACATGACGCCGCATGCCCACGGGCCGGCGCGCGACGCGGGATGGATGCGCGACGATGCGGCGTTCGCCGACGCCGTCCGGCAGCTGCAGGAATACTTCGACGGCACCCGCATCACGTTCGAGATCCCCCTGGCGCCGGACGGCACCGAGTTCCAGCGCCGGGTCTGGATGGCCCTCCGCGACATTCCGTACGCGCAGACGGTCTCGTACGGCGACATCGCCCGCGAGGTCGGCAACCCCAAGGGCGTGCGCGCCGTCGGGCTGGCCAACGGGCGCAACCCCATCTCCATCATCGTTCCCTGCCATCGCGTGATCGGGAGCAATGGGGCGCTGACGGGCTACGGCGGCGGGATCGAGCGCAAGCGGTGGCTCCTCGAGCACGAAGCCAGGCACGGCGGGTTGTCCGCCACCGCCCTCGGCGCCCGTTAG